One stretch of Burkholderia pyrrocinia DNA includes these proteins:
- a CDS encoding DNA-3-methyladenine glycosylase 2 family protein: MVYSRFMRLDPDTCYDALLSRNRRFDGWFFVGVATTGVYCRPVCPVKPPKAQNCSYYPTAAAAEKAGFRPCMRCRPELAPGHGLLDLSGNLADAAATLIEDGFLNTHSVDALAQRVGVTERHLRRIFAAQFGVSPVEFAQTHRLLMAKRLLTDTALPVAVVASTAGFGSVRRFNDLFRQRYGLNPLRLRKGTGASADGDMTFPLPYRPPFAWADLMRFLAQRQIDGVERIDAQDYARVVELPNRNDGGRLTGWLSVAHVPQRFALAVTVSPALTPVVPAVLARVRRLFDLDSRPDVIDAHLGALASGSPGLRVPGAFDGLEIALRAIAGERLAAAHAGAVLARIAERFGTKLEGAPPGLTHALPSSATLAALPPAALEALGLARETSQAIVSLTRAVADGMLALEPMAPLDATLAALREMACFDERAVQYVAMRAMAWPNAFPADDASLPARIERGEHIEHIERPRMSSSAPHAARWAPWRAYAALHVWRLHGDVSR; encoded by the coding sequence ATGGTTTACAGTCGTTTCATGCGCCTCGATCCCGACACCTGCTACGACGCCCTGCTTTCGCGGAACCGCCGCTTCGACGGCTGGTTCTTCGTCGGCGTCGCGACGACGGGCGTGTATTGCCGCCCCGTCTGCCCGGTGAAGCCGCCGAAAGCGCAGAACTGCAGCTATTACCCGACCGCCGCGGCCGCCGAGAAAGCCGGCTTCCGGCCGTGCATGCGCTGCCGCCCCGAGCTCGCGCCCGGTCACGGCTTGCTCGACCTCTCAGGCAATCTCGCCGATGCGGCCGCCACGCTGATCGAGGACGGTTTCCTGAACACGCATTCCGTCGACGCGCTCGCGCAGCGCGTCGGCGTGACCGAACGTCATCTGCGCCGGATCTTCGCCGCGCAGTTCGGCGTATCGCCGGTCGAGTTCGCGCAGACGCACCGGCTGCTGATGGCCAAGCGGCTGCTGACCGACACCGCGCTGCCGGTGGCCGTCGTCGCATCGACGGCCGGGTTCGGCAGCGTGCGGCGCTTCAACGACCTGTTCCGGCAACGCTACGGCCTCAATCCGCTGCGGCTTCGCAAAGGGACCGGCGCGTCCGCCGATGGCGACATGACGTTCCCGCTGCCGTACCGGCCGCCGTTCGCGTGGGCCGACCTGATGCGCTTTCTCGCGCAGCGGCAGATCGACGGTGTCGAGCGGATCGACGCGCAAGACTATGCGCGTGTCGTCGAATTGCCGAATCGAAACGATGGTGGCCGCCTGACCGGATGGTTATCCGTCGCGCACGTGCCGCAGCGCTTCGCGCTGGCCGTCACCGTATCGCCCGCGCTGACGCCGGTCGTGCCGGCCGTGCTCGCGCGCGTGCGGCGGCTGTTCGATCTCGACAGCCGCCCCGACGTGATCGACGCGCATCTCGGCGCACTTGCGAGCGGCTCGCCCGGCTTGCGCGTGCCCGGCGCGTTCGACGGCCTCGAAATCGCCCTTCGCGCGATCGCGGGCGAACGGCTCGCGGCAGCGCATGCGGGTGCGGTGCTCGCGCGCATCGCCGAACGCTTCGGCACAAAGCTGGAAGGCGCGCCGCCGGGGCTGACGCATGCACTGCCTTCCTCGGCGACGCTGGCCGCCCTGCCACCGGCGGCGCTCGAAGCGCTCGGCCTTGCGCGCGAAACGTCGCAGGCGATCGTGTCGCTCACACGCGCGGTCGCAGACGGCATGCTCGCACTCGAGCCGATGGCGCCGCTCGACGCGACGCTCGCCGCGCTGCGCGAGATGGCCTGCTTCGACGAACGCGCGGTGCAGTACGTCGCGATGCGTGCGATGGCCTGGCCGAATGCGTTCCCGGCCGACGATGCGTCGCTTCCCGCACGCATCGAACGCGGCGAACATATCGAACACATCGAACGCCCGCGCATGTCATCATCCGCGCCACATGCCGCGCGCTGGGCGCCGTGGCGCGCGTATGCCGCACTGCATGTGTGGCGCCTACATGGAGATGTATCGCGATGA
- a CDS encoding MFS transporter has protein sequence MQSAVVGTVRAVASRYRWTVCALLFFATVINYMDRQILGLLAPMLQHDIGWSQVQYGRIVMAFSAFYALGLLGFGRIVDWLGTRVSYAVAMLVWSIAAMLHAAVGSVMGFAFVRALLGIGEGGNFPAAIKTTAEWFPRRERALATGIFNSGANIGAVFAPAIIPAIAVAYGWRAAFVIIGAIGIVWLAVWLVLYRQADTRALAAEYDEPRDEAEAMDAANADAGAPRWGELIRKRETWAFLVGKFLTDPVWWFYLFWLPKWLNESRGMDMQHIGLPLVCIYALTTVGSIGGGWLSSMLLRAGWSVNRARKSAMLICACCVLPIAFVSQVQSLWIAVLIVGLAAAAHQGWSANLFTTASDLFPRRAVASVVGIGGMAGSIGGVLFSEVIGQVLQRTGHYWVLFAIGALAYLLALAVMHVLTPKMKPAKLDA, from the coding sequence ATGCAATCTGCCGTCGTCGGCACGGTGCGCGCCGTCGCCAGCCGCTACCGCTGGACCGTCTGTGCGCTGCTGTTTTTCGCGACCGTCATCAACTACATGGATCGGCAGATCCTCGGCCTGCTCGCGCCGATGCTCCAGCACGACATCGGCTGGAGCCAGGTGCAGTACGGCCGCATCGTGATGGCGTTTTCCGCGTTCTATGCGCTCGGGTTGCTCGGCTTCGGGCGCATCGTCGACTGGCTCGGCACGCGCGTGTCGTATGCGGTGGCGATGCTGGTATGGAGCATCGCCGCGATGCTGCACGCGGCGGTCGGCTCGGTCATGGGCTTCGCATTCGTGCGTGCGCTGCTCGGGATCGGCGAGGGCGGCAACTTCCCGGCCGCGATCAAGACGACGGCCGAGTGGTTCCCGCGCCGCGAACGCGCGCTCGCCACCGGCATCTTCAATTCGGGCGCGAACATCGGCGCGGTGTTCGCGCCGGCGATCATCCCGGCGATCGCGGTGGCCTACGGCTGGCGCGCGGCGTTCGTGATCATCGGCGCGATCGGCATCGTGTGGCTCGCGGTGTGGCTCGTGCTCTATCGCCAGGCCGACACGCGCGCGCTCGCTGCGGAATACGACGAGCCGCGCGACGAAGCCGAAGCGATGGATGCAGCGAACGCGGACGCCGGAGCGCCGCGCTGGGGCGAACTGATCCGCAAACGCGAGACGTGGGCGTTCCTGGTCGGCAAGTTCCTGACCGATCCGGTGTGGTGGTTCTACCTGTTCTGGCTGCCGAAGTGGCTCAACGAGTCGCGCGGGATGGACATGCAGCACATCGGCCTGCCGCTCGTCTGCATCTACGCGCTGACGACGGTCGGCAGCATCGGCGGCGGCTGGCTGTCGTCGATGCTGCTGCGCGCGGGCTGGAGCGTGAACCGCGCGCGCAAGTCGGCGATGCTGATCTGCGCGTGCTGCGTGCTGCCGATCGCGTTCGTGTCGCAGGTGCAAAGCCTGTGGATCGCAGTACTGATCGTCGGTCTCGCCGCCGCCGCGCACCAGGGCTGGTCGGCGAACCTGTTCACGACGGCCTCCGACCTGTTCCCGCGCCGCGCGGTCGCGTCGGTGGTCGGCATCGGCGGGATGGCCGGTTCGATCGGCGGCGTGCTGTTCTCGGAAGTGATCGGCCAGGTGCTGCAGCGCACGGGCCACTACTGGGTGCTGTTCGCGATCGGCGCGCTCGCATACCTGCTCGCGCTGGCGGTCATGCATGTGCTCACGCCGAAGATGAAGCCCGCGAAACTCGACGCTTGA
- a CDS encoding LacI family DNA-binding transcriptional regulator, whose protein sequence is MVEPVSSHPHFPDIDAWPRAGFFCHNPALSNENVTLPMKKVSPTIRDVAAEAGVSVATVSKYVNGTQRFSPAVEARLKEAIERLGYRSNPLARSMITGRTRTIGLVILDISNPHFTNVVKGANRIALQHDYTLLLVDTEENQARERSLIEALAQRVDGLIVSTRMPDDEAGWMLDLNKPLVLLRRSPGLPIPSVGIDNRLSTYMLARHLLNLGHTRIAYLGFGTARVNDERIQGARDCLAEAGLTLDVHDAHAPTAEAGERACSRVMLGPQRPQAVICYNDLIALGFMKEAASLGFRLPQDVSVAGIDNVPYGEYAAPALTTVDIQSENMGELAMQKLIDALAGRTDASYSTFEPRLIMRASTAAAG, encoded by the coding sequence ATGGTCGAACCCGTCAGCAGCCATCCGCACTTTCCCGATATCGACGCGTGGCCGCGTGCCGGCTTTTTCTGCCACAATCCGGCGTTATCGAACGAAAACGTTACCCTGCCGATGAAAAAAGTTTCCCCGACGATCCGCGACGTGGCCGCGGAAGCCGGCGTGTCGGTCGCGACGGTATCGAAATACGTGAACGGCACGCAGCGCTTCTCGCCGGCGGTCGAAGCGCGGCTCAAGGAGGCGATCGAGCGGCTCGGCTACCGTTCGAACCCGCTCGCGCGTTCGATGATCACCGGGCGCACGCGCACGATCGGCCTCGTGATCCTCGACATCAGCAACCCGCACTTCACGAACGTGGTCAAGGGCGCGAACCGGATCGCGCTGCAGCACGACTACACGCTGCTGCTCGTCGATACCGAAGAGAACCAGGCGCGCGAACGCTCGCTGATCGAGGCGCTCGCGCAGCGCGTCGACGGGCTGATCGTCAGCACGCGGATGCCCGACGACGAAGCCGGCTGGATGCTCGATCTGAACAAGCCGCTCGTGCTGCTGCGCCGCAGCCCCGGCCTGCCGATTCCGAGCGTCGGCATCGACAACCGGCTGTCGACCTACATGCTCGCACGCCACCTGCTCAATCTCGGGCACACGCGCATCGCGTATCTCGGCTTCGGCACCGCACGCGTGAACGACGAACGGATCCAGGGTGCGCGCGACTGCCTCGCCGAAGCGGGGCTCACGCTCGACGTGCACGACGCGCACGCGCCGACGGCCGAAGCCGGCGAACGCGCGTGCTCGCGCGTGATGCTCGGGCCGCAGCGCCCGCAGGCCGTGATCTGCTACAACGACCTGATCGCGCTCGGCTTCATGAAGGAAGCCGCGTCGCTCGGCTTCCGGCTGCCGCAGGACGTATCGGTCGCGGGCATCGACAACGTGCCGTACGGCGAATACGCGGCGCCCGCGCTGACCACCGTCGACATCCAGAGCGAGAACATGGGCGAACTCGCGATGCAGAAGCTGATCGACGCGCTCGCGGGCCGTACCGATGCGAGTTATTCGACGTTCGAGCCGCGGCTGATCATGCGCGCGTCGACGGCCGCGGCCGGTTGA
- a CDS encoding NAD-dependent epimerase/dehydratase family protein, with translation MNASSTGARKPFGRLLLTGAAGNLGRQLRGALAQWADVVRVSDIAALGDAAAHEETRVVDLADRPAVMQLVDGVDAIVHLGGISVDAPFDDLVGANITGTYNLYEAARKHGVKRVVFASSNHAIGFHPVTEVLDADSPLRPDSLYGVTKCFGESLSRYYFDRFGIETVCLRIGSSFEVPKNPRMLVTFLSYRDFIELVRCSLLTNRVGHAIVYGASDNPVKWWDNTKAGFLGFRPRDSSEQFAGLFPVAAPTADYDDPAQRFQGGGFVVGEPMERKAS, from the coding sequence ATGAACGCCTCATCCACCGGCGCGCGCAAACCGTTCGGGCGCCTGTTGCTGACGGGCGCGGCCGGCAACCTCGGCCGCCAGTTGCGCGGCGCACTCGCGCAATGGGCCGACGTCGTGCGCGTCAGCGACATCGCGGCGCTCGGCGACGCGGCCGCGCATGAAGAAACCCGTGTCGTCGACCTGGCCGACCGGCCGGCGGTGATGCAGCTCGTCGACGGCGTGGACGCGATCGTCCATCTCGGCGGCATTTCGGTCGACGCGCCGTTCGACGATCTCGTCGGCGCGAACATCACCGGCACGTACAACCTGTACGAAGCCGCGCGCAAGCACGGCGTGAAGCGCGTCGTGTTCGCGAGCTCGAACCATGCGATCGGTTTCCATCCGGTCACGGAAGTGCTCGACGCCGATTCGCCGCTGCGCCCCGACAGCCTGTACGGCGTGACGAAATGCTTCGGCGAATCGCTGTCGCGCTACTACTTCGACCGCTTCGGGATCGAGACCGTGTGCCTGCGCATCGGCTCGTCGTTCGAAGTACCGAAGAACCCGCGCATGCTCGTGACGTTCCTCAGCTATCGCGACTTCATCGAGCTCGTGCGCTGCTCGCTGCTGACGAACCGCGTCGGGCACGCGATCGTTTACGGCGCGTCGGACAACCCGGTGAAATGGTGGGACAACACGAAGGCCGGTTTCCTCGGCTTTCGCCCGCGCGACAGCTCCGAGCAGTTCGCGGGGCTGTTCCCGGTCGCGGCGCCAACCGCCGACTACGACGATCCGGCGCAGCGGTTCCAGGGCGGCGGCTTCGTCGTCGGCGAGCCGATGGAGCGGAAGGCTTCGTAA
- a CDS encoding DUF1330 domain-containing protein, protein MTAYAIAHLHDVDMCDDIVEYLERIDGTLAPFDGRFVIHGARPEVREGVWRGDLIAIAFPDLGTARAWYESDAYRQIQPLRARHASGPLILIDGVDERHRATDILR, encoded by the coding sequence ATGACCGCCTACGCCATCGCCCACCTGCACGACGTCGACATGTGCGACGACATCGTCGAATACCTCGAACGCATCGACGGCACGCTCGCGCCGTTCGACGGCCGGTTCGTCATTCACGGCGCACGGCCGGAGGTACGCGAAGGCGTGTGGCGCGGCGACCTGATCGCGATCGCGTTTCCCGATCTCGGTACGGCGCGCGCGTGGTACGAATCGGATGCGTACCGGCAGATCCAGCCGCTGCGCGCACGGCACGCGAGCGGACCGCTGATCCTGATCGACGGCGTCGATGAACGACACAGGGCGACCGACATCCTGCGCTGA
- a CDS encoding DUF7019 family protein codes for MSPKYFLYISDTKVDMLYAQIPRAFLDGVSRELKVDLKLPSVSLKQSEYPDTRFSKLDVVCRYIDKHFDVGEIDSPAAYFRGRTTVRWGPYGSDDRLVYFCDATSNTIFGLGGSGQYVTGAKSTSEIHSYSATPYLHAVLCDELKLARGEDLELQGMSKEQMKLSALDATYLAAQLFDGPEQEVEFLAKKLLFAPGQARSADEWPNREGKGVLLGSPLYVALVD; via the coding sequence ATGTCGCCGAAATACTTTCTGTACATTTCCGACACCAAAGTAGATATGCTGTATGCACAGATTCCACGAGCGTTTCTTGACGGAGTGTCGAGAGAACTCAAAGTAGATCTGAAGCTGCCGTCTGTTTCGCTTAAACAAAGCGAGTATCCGGATACGAGATTCTCGAAACTGGACGTTGTGTGTCGATATATCGATAAGCACTTCGACGTGGGCGAAATTGATTCACCAGCAGCATACTTTCGCGGCCGAACCACGGTGCGCTGGGGACCGTACGGATCTGACGACCGGCTCGTATACTTTTGCGACGCAACCTCCAACACGATCTTCGGGCTGGGCGGTTCTGGCCAGTACGTTACTGGCGCCAAGAGTACATCCGAAATCCATAGCTATTCCGCGACGCCGTATCTGCATGCGGTCCTGTGCGACGAACTTAAGTTAGCTCGAGGTGAAGACCTTGAACTTCAAGGGATGTCGAAGGAACAAATGAAGCTGTCTGCGCTCGACGCTACATATCTCGCAGCGCAATTGTTCGACGGTCCAGAACAAGAAGTCGAGTTCCTCGCTAAAAAGCTGCTGTTCGCGCCGGGACAGGCACGATCTGCCGACGAATGGCCCAATCGGGAAGGCAAAGGCGTGTTGCTCGGGAGCCCACTGTATGTTGCACTTGTCGACTGA
- a CDS encoding MerR family transcriptional regulator, producing the protein MKIGELARASGLAASRIRFYEASGLLEPARRQANGYREYGPEALTRLAIIDRAQRAGFALDEIRAVLPPDLGAWPRDELLVALRHKVDEIALLEQRLAQNRRHLETLIDEIENKPAGENCAGAAQRMLDRLCEQAGEPLAPAPVARPTRKRA; encoded by the coding sequence ATGAAAATCGGCGAACTGGCGCGTGCCAGCGGCCTCGCGGCGTCGCGCATCCGCTTCTACGAAGCGAGCGGCCTGCTCGAACCGGCCCGCCGGCAGGCGAACGGCTATCGGGAATACGGGCCGGAAGCGTTGACGCGGCTCGCGATCATCGACCGTGCGCAGCGCGCGGGTTTCGCGCTCGACGAAATCCGCGCGGTGCTGCCGCCCGATCTCGGCGCGTGGCCGCGCGACGAACTGCTGGTCGCGCTGCGGCACAAGGTCGACGAGATCGCGCTGCTCGAACAGCGTCTCGCGCAGAACCGGCGCCATCTGGAGACGCTGATCGACGAGATCGAGAACAAGCCGGCGGGCGAGAATTGCGCGGGCGCCGCGCAACGCATGCTCGACCGGCTGTGCGAGCAGGCCGGCGAACCGCTGGCGCCGGCGCCCGTCGCACGGCCGACGCGCAAGCGTGCGTGA
- a CDS encoding NADH:flavin oxidoreductase/NADH oxidase family protein: MNLFTPLTLPNGAVIPNRLAKAAMEENMADADHAPSDALLRLYQAWADGQAGLILTGNVMVDGRAMTGPNGVVLESDAHLDRFRRWAQIARSGGAHVWMQINHPGRQMQAALGQTTLAPSAVPLALGALSKQFPVPKEMTQADIADVQQRFVRAAQLAEQSGFTGVQIHAAHGYLLSQFLSPLTNRRQDQWGGSIENRARLLLDIVRAVRATVSPAFVVAVKLNSADFQRGGFSADDAKRVVELLNPLDVDLVELSGGSYEVPAMQGEARDGRTLAREAYFLEFARDITAVARMPLMVTGGIRRRAVAEQVVESGVAMVGIATALSIDPNLPRDWRAGKDSAPVLQPIRWKSKALGALANMAVVKFQLTRLSEGRRTNPQVSPLRALVGQQLAAQCQTRRYRKWMAVRAASPRA, encoded by the coding sequence ATGAACCTGTTTACGCCCCTGACACTGCCCAACGGTGCGGTGATCCCGAACCGGCTGGCCAAGGCCGCGATGGAAGAGAACATGGCCGATGCGGATCACGCGCCGTCCGACGCGTTGCTGCGCCTGTACCAGGCCTGGGCCGACGGCCAGGCCGGGCTGATCCTGACCGGCAACGTGATGGTGGACGGCCGCGCGATGACCGGGCCGAACGGTGTCGTGCTCGAGAGCGACGCGCATCTCGACCGTTTCCGCCGCTGGGCGCAGATCGCGCGCTCGGGCGGCGCGCACGTGTGGATGCAGATCAATCACCCGGGGCGCCAGATGCAGGCGGCGCTCGGCCAGACGACGCTCGCGCCGTCGGCCGTGCCGCTCGCGCTCGGCGCGCTGTCGAAGCAGTTCCCGGTGCCGAAGGAAATGACGCAAGCCGATATCGCCGATGTGCAGCAGCGTTTCGTGCGCGCGGCGCAGCTCGCGGAGCAAAGCGGTTTCACCGGCGTGCAGATTCATGCGGCGCACGGCTATCTGCTGAGCCAGTTCCTGTCGCCGCTGACGAACCGCCGGCAGGACCAGTGGGGCGGCAGCATCGAAAATCGCGCGCGCCTGCTGCTCGACATCGTGCGGGCCGTGCGCGCGACGGTGTCGCCCGCGTTCGTCGTCGCGGTCAAGCTGAACTCGGCCGACTTCCAGCGCGGCGGTTTCAGCGCGGACGACGCGAAGCGCGTGGTCGAGTTGCTGAACCCGCTCGACGTCGATCTCGTCGAACTGTCGGGCGGCAGCTACGAAGTGCCGGCGATGCAGGGCGAGGCGCGCGACGGGCGCACGCTTGCCCGCGAAGCGTATTTCCTCGAATTCGCGCGCGACATCACGGCCGTCGCTCGGATGCCGCTGATGGTTACGGGCGGCATCCGGCGCCGTGCGGTCGCAGAACAGGTGGTCGAAAGCGGCGTGGCGATGGTCGGTATCGCGACCGCGCTGTCGATCGATCCGAACCTGCCGCGCGACTGGCGGGCCGGCAAGGACAGCGCGCCGGTGCTGCAGCCGATCCGGTGGAAGAGCAAGGCGCTGGGCGCGCTGGCCAACATGGCCGTCGTCAAGTTCCAGCTCACGCGGCTCAGCGAAGGGCGCCGCACGAACCCGCAGGTGTCGCCGCTGCGCGCGCTGGTCGGGCAGCAACTGGCCGCGCAATGCCAGACGCGGCGCTATCGGAAGTGGATGGCGGTGCGCGCGGCGAGCCCGCGCGCGTGA
- a CDS encoding PepSY-associated TM helix domain-containing protein: MSTTTVEQAISPAHSASAGYRTLWRWHFYAGLFVMPFLVILAITGTLYCLQPQIEPLLYPHRLLVEPRATPRLDPDALLARARTAMPAGATPVSVQVSTAPDRSAEYVFRLRDGSRESVYVNPYDGSVLGTLSVERRFMQVDRMLHRKLLLGKTGELLMELAACWTFVMIGTGIALWWPRGAARVGRALRPDLSLRGRPLWKSIHATAGIWLAAGTVAFILTGLPWSGSWGKNFKALAATVNLGAPEGAWGGAAVRSTRPGAAAEPAHAQAAAPSGHHHESGESMPGMVMDDLPLPQTPWAVGNVPIPHSPSAPTPAPLPLARAIAIVAGLGVTSGYTLALPSGADGVFTASYFPADPKAERTIYIDQYSGAVLKDIRYDDYGAVSKAVSYGTSLHMGRYFGLANQIICAVLSLGLAAMAVTGAVMWWKRRPVGKLGAPSRERGTPPMRGWIAGLVLLGIVFPLMGMTIVAVWLIDRLLFGRAARATA, translated from the coding sequence ATGTCGACCACCACCGTCGAGCAGGCGATCTCGCCCGCCCATTCCGCAAGCGCCGGTTACCGGACGCTCTGGCGCTGGCATTTCTATGCCGGCCTGTTCGTGATGCCGTTCCTGGTGATCCTCGCGATCACGGGAACGCTTTATTGCCTCCAGCCGCAGATCGAGCCGCTGCTGTATCCGCACCGGCTGCTCGTCGAGCCGCGCGCCACGCCGAGGCTCGACCCGGACGCGCTGCTCGCCCGCGCACGTACCGCGATGCCGGCCGGTGCGACGCCGGTTTCCGTCCAGGTCTCCACCGCGCCGGACCGCAGCGCCGAATATGTATTCCGGCTGCGCGACGGCAGCCGCGAGAGCGTCTACGTGAACCCGTACGACGGCAGCGTACTCGGCACGCTGAGCGTCGAGCGACGCTTCATGCAGGTCGACCGGATGCTGCATCGCAAGCTGCTGCTCGGCAAGACGGGCGAATTGCTGATGGAGCTCGCCGCGTGCTGGACGTTCGTGATGATCGGCACCGGCATCGCGCTGTGGTGGCCGCGTGGCGCAGCGCGCGTCGGGCGCGCGCTGCGGCCCGACCTGTCGCTGCGCGGCCGGCCGCTGTGGAAAAGCATTCACGCAACGGCGGGCATCTGGCTCGCGGCCGGCACCGTGGCGTTCATCCTGACGGGGCTGCCGTGGTCGGGCTCGTGGGGCAAGAACTTCAAGGCGCTCGCCGCGACCGTGAACCTCGGCGCGCCGGAGGGCGCATGGGGCGGCGCGGCGGTGCGCTCGACGCGCCCGGGCGCAGCGGCGGAACCTGCACATGCGCAGGCCGCCGCGCCGTCCGGCCATCACCACGAATCGGGCGAGTCGATGCCGGGAATGGTGATGGACGACCTGCCGCTGCCGCAAACGCCGTGGGCGGTCGGCAACGTGCCCATTCCGCATTCGCCGTCGGCACCGACGCCGGCGCCGCTGCCGCTGGCACGCGCGATCGCGATCGTCGCGGGGCTCGGCGTGACGAGTGGCTACACGCTCGCGCTGCCGTCGGGCGCGGACGGCGTGTTCACCGCGTCGTACTTCCCGGCCGACCCGAAGGCGGAGCGGACGATCTACATCGACCAGTACAGCGGCGCGGTGCTGAAGGACATCCGCTATGACGACTACGGCGCTGTGTCGAAAGCCGTGTCGTACGGCACGTCGCTGCATATGGGTCGCTACTTCGGGCTCGCGAACCAGATCATCTGTGCGGTGCTGTCGCTCGGGCTCGCCGCGATGGCCGTCACGGGTGCGGTGATGTGGTGGAAGCGCCGCCCTGTCGGCAAGCTGGGCGCGCCGTCGCGCGAACGCGGCACGCCGCCGATGCGCGGCTGGATTGCAGGGCTCGTGCTGCTCGGGATCGTATTCCCGCTGATGGGGATGACGATCGTCGCGGTCTGGTTGATCGATCGTTTGCTGTTCGGCCGTGCGGCGCGCGCGACAGCATGA
- a CDS encoding LysE family translocator, with the protein MSVHVFFSANLLLAYTAYFIGTASPGPSNLAIMSVAANQGRKAALAFALGVISGSMFWATVAALGVSATLLAWSKLLVAIKIFGGLYLLWLAFKSGRTALSGTVAASLNAAREQRLSRFYARGATLHLTNPKAILVWVSIVALSSNGTGASHGAVVPGCVVIGCLVFGGYALVFSMDGARRLYVRGRRAMEACLAVVFGVAGIRLLASNA; encoded by the coding sequence ATGAGCGTCCACGTCTTCTTCTCGGCCAACCTGCTGCTGGCCTACACGGCCTATTTCATCGGTACGGCCAGCCCGGGGCCGAGCAATCTCGCGATCATGTCGGTCGCCGCGAACCAGGGCCGCAAGGCGGCGCTCGCGTTTGCGCTCGGCGTCATTTCGGGGTCGATGTTCTGGGCGACGGTGGCGGCGCTCGGCGTGTCGGCCACGCTGCTCGCATGGTCGAAGCTGCTGGTCGCGATCAAGATCTTCGGCGGGCTGTACCTGCTGTGGCTCGCATTCAAGTCGGGGCGCACGGCGCTGTCGGGCACGGTGGCGGCGTCGTTGAACGCGGCGCGCGAGCAGCGGCTGTCGCGCTTCTACGCGCGCGGCGCGACGCTGCACCTGACCAATCCGAAAGCCATTCTCGTGTGGGTGTCGATCGTCGCGCTGTCGTCGAACGGCACGGGCGCGTCGCACGGCGCCGTCGTGCCGGGCTGTGTCGTGATCGGGTGCCTGGTGTTCGGCGGTTATGCGCTCGTGTTCTCGATGGACGGCGCACGCCGGCTGTACGTGCGCGGCCGTCGCGCGATGGAAGCGTGTCTTGCGGTCGTGTTCGGCGTGGCGGGGATCAGGCTGCTGGCGTCGAACGCATGA